In Thermomicrobiales bacterium, the DNA window TGCACCGCCTCGATCGTCGATGTCGGGACGCTGGATTCGATGAAGATCGCCTTGATCGAGCGCTCAACGATCGTCTCGGCGAGCGCGCGCACGTCGGCAGCGCCCGCCTCCGAAGCCGTGCTGGTGCCCTGCAGCCCGCGCACCTCCAGCCCATAGGCGTCACCCATGTAGCCGAATGCATCGTGTGCGGTGATCAGTACCCGCGACTCCTCGGGGATCGTCGCGAACTGCGCGGCGACCCAGGCATCAAGCTCCGCCAGCTCGGCGGCATAGGCGTCGGCATTTGCCCGGTAGATGTCGACATGGGTTGGATCGAGCTCCGTTAGCCCGTCACGGATAGCATCAATCGTCGTCGCCCACAGCTCGACGTCGAACCAGACATGCGGGTCCCATGCGCCCTCGAATTCGGGCGGTCGGCGCAGGCGATCTTCGGGGATGTTCTCGGCGACCGGTAAGGTCACGCGGGTTGCCTGCAGGCGTTCGAAGATACTGGTCATCCGGCCTTCGAGGTGCAGCCCGTTGTAGAAGATGATGTCCGCCTCATCGAGAACGACGACATCCTTCGCGCTGGCTTTGTACAGATGCGGATCGACCCCCGGCCCCATCAGTGCCGCGACATCGACACGCTCACCGCCAACGTGTGCGGCAACATCCGCGATCATGCCGGTGGTCGCGACGACGCGGATCTGCCGGGTGGGTATGTCAGCCGGCGCACTGCCCGCCTCACGTCCGCAACCCACGACAAGCAATCCGAGGGCGATGCTGAGAAGCATCATCAGCCAGCGCGCCCATCGTGTTCTGTGTGATTGGTGTCTCGCGGTCTGCATCAGCCTCTACAAAACTCAAACGTTCAATATTAGCCCTGAGCCGCTGACGATATTTTCGGTCAGCAACTTCTATCTAGCGTAACGGACATTTCTAAATTAGGCAAGCCTAATTCCATCTATCATGATCT includes these proteins:
- a CDS encoding zinc ABC transporter substrate-binding protein, with the translated sequence MMLLSIALGLLVVGCGREAGSAPADIPTRQIRVVATTGMIADVAAHVGGERVDVAALMGPGVDPHLYKASAKDVVVLDEADIIFYNGLHLEGRMTSIFERLQATRVTLPVAENIPEDRLRRPPEFEGAWDPHVWFDVELWATTIDAIRDGLTELDPTHVDIYRANADAYAAELAELDAWVAAQFATIPEESRVLITAHDAFGYMGDAYGLEVRGLQGTSTASEAGAADVRALAETIVERSIKAIFIESSVPTSTIEAVQSAVRSRGHEVEIGGELFSDAMGDPDTNEGTYIGMVRYNVSTIVAALR